Part of the Planococcus plakortidis genome is shown below.
CCCAGCGATACGGTGTACCGATATGCTTTTTCGCTTCGGTAATGATGTTGTCACGGACATCCACGGATGGCTTGACGACTGGGATCGGGGCAGGTTTCGGATTCGGGTTTAGCGCTTCTTTGGAAACTGCAGTTTCCCCACCGATGACTGTTAGATTATTGACTTTTTTGTTATTGATAATATCTTTTGTTGATGGTGGCAACTTAGCTTGACGTACGAGCAAAACCGGTTTCTTCTGTTTTGCGCCTAGAGCAGAGCCCGTCAAGGCATCAGCGAATTGTTGACCGGAAGCGACAAGTGAATCGGTGACTGTCGATGGATAGAGTTTGGCAACGACCGCTGCTGCCGTCGCATAGCGGTCTTTGCCGGCAATACGCGATACTGCTGCCGTTTCATCGATTTTTTTATAGACCTCAGCACTGACGGCACTTTCGCCGCCGACAATTGTTACACTCTTATAATTTTTCACCGCGGTTGCGACTTCTTTTGACATTCCGTTTCCTGAAGTCAATAGGATCGGTTTGCCCGTTTCAGCGGCATGTGAAGCGATGGATAAGGAATCGGCATAACCGGAACCACTCGCGACGACCGCTGATGTTCCGCCTACTTTTTCTGCAATTAGCGCTGAAGTTTCAGAGCGGTTGCTACCCGCAATGCGCTCGACTTGTATTCCTTTTTCTTTTAATTGGTTGACGACTTTATTGGAAATGACACCTTCACCGCCGAGGATGGTTGCGTTCTTCGCACCGAGACGGCCAATTTCGGACATGATCGACGCCGGTACCGAATCTTTTTTCACCAATAGAATCGGCGCATTCAATTTTTTGGCAAGTGGTGCGCCTGCAAGCGCATCTGGGTAGTTATCACCAATAACAAGAACAACATCTTTTGTACTGTGGTATCCCCAGCCTTCACGTGCTACTTTAATCGATGTTTCGTAGCGGTCCACCCCCGAAATACGGTCGAAATTTGTAAACACGCTTGCTTCTGAAGTGGAAGCGAAAGCAGTTATAGATAATGCAGTCGCGGCGATCATTGTTCCAAACCATTTTGTCATTTTCATATGCTTCTCTTTCCCCCTGAGTTCCATAGTCTAATTAACTGTATTTATTAGGCAATTTTTTATTCTGAATAATTCAAAGTTTATCATTGAATTTATGAGAGTAATATTACATTTATGTTACAGGAACGACAAAAATCCCCTTGAGACAGCGCTCAAGGGGATTCCAAAACCAAGCCACATCTAGGCTTAGCGGCATATTTCATAATATTAACAGTTCAAAATAAACAGGAAAAATTACCTAGTTTAACCTCAAAACCGCTTCATAAACTTTTCGGATTTCCCGTTGCAGATTTTCATTGGAAAAATTTTCTTTAGCGAAGCTCCGAAGCATGCTTCCCCTCTCCCGAGTATCCGCATCCATCGCCTTTTCCATGACGTGTTGGAGGGCATCGGCACGGCCCGGCTCCACAATCCATCCGGTTTTCCCCGGATCGACAAGTGCCGGCACGCCTCCCACATTCGTCGCGATGACAGGCGTGGCCATATCTGCCGATTCCAAGAGCACGAGCGGAAAACTTTCGCTATGCGAGGTCAATAAGGATACATCCGCTGCATACAATAATTGGTCGACATCCTTTCGTGCCCCCAAAAATTGAACGCGCTCCGCAATGCCAAGTGCCGTTGCCTGTTCACTTAAGGACTGGCGCAAATCACCATCGCCGATTACCCATAGCTTGCATGGACGGTCGATCTGTGCGAACGCTTTAAGTAAAATATCGTGGCCTTTTACGGGGTGAAGGCGCGCCACGATCGCAAAGACGAACTCATCATCTTGTGTGCTGAGCGATTCACGGATTGCGCGCCGATCGAAGTCCGGCAAGGTCTCATGGAAATTGATGCCGTTGAATACCGGCGTGATCCTCTTCGGTTCGACTCCCATTTTGACGAGCATGTCCTTGAATTTCTCCGAGACGGCAAACAAATGGTCCGCACGGCGCATGGCCCGCTGGTTCAGGATGGTGAACACTTTGGCAAGCGGCTTGGGCTGATGGAGAAAGTCGAGTGTCGGATCGCTATGGACGGTGATGAACCAAGGCATGCCCAGTTTTTTATAGACCGAATCGATCAGGAAATTGGCGCGCGCCCCGTGGGAATGGACGATCGAAAAACCGCCTTTTTTCAAGACCATCAGGATTTTCCGTGGTGCGGACCGGTCGAGACGGCTGTTCTGCTGGACGACCGTCACCGGAATCCCGGCTTTTCGTGCATCTTCCGCAAATGCGCCTTCTGTCAATAATAGCAACTCTGCTTCTACGGGAGAGTTCGTCAATAGCTGCAATAGATGCTTTTTCGAGCCCCCGGTCTCTCCCCCGCTGATGACATGGAGTACTTTCATCAGCGGTTTCCGCCTTTATCGCGCACGGCTTTGATGAGAAATTGCGGGAGCGCCATTTGGCGTTTGATGCGCGTTGGCTGGCTCGCAAGGCGGTAGAGCCATTCGGTGCCCGTATTCAAGAACAGTTTTGGCGCGCGTTTGACATTGCCGCTGTAGACGTCGAAACTGCCGCCGACGCCTTGGAAGATATTGACGTCCAACTGCTCCATGTTCTCGCGGATGAACAATTCCTGCTTCGGGCTGCCGAGCGCCACGAACAGGATTTGCGGTTGTGCTGCATTGATGGCCTGGGTGATTTTTTCCCGATCTTTCTCATAGCCGTCGAGCGTGCCGGCGACGATGAGGTTCGGGTATTTCGCTTGGATGTTTTGCGCAGCCAGTTCCACTGTCGCTTTTTTCGCCCCGTACATGAAAATGCGGTGGCCGTGCTTATTGGCGAGCTGGAGCAGTGCATCCATCATGCCGATGCCTGTGACGCGTTCGCGGATTTCGCCGCCGCGCATGCGGGACGCGATTTTGATGCCGACGCCGTCGGGAATCTGGTAAGTCGATTCATTCAACAAAGTGCGGAGCGCGGGATCCTTTGAAGCCATCATGACCTTTTCGGGATTGATCGCGACGATGCGCGATTTGCGGCCCATTTCGATGTCGTTCTGGATGTTATCCAGCAATTGCTGTTCGGTCTCTTTATTGACAGTGACGCCTAAAATTTCTTCCTTCATGTAGTTCGTGCCTCCATGCAAAACCGCATTTCCAAGAGCTTGAAAATGCGGCCGTGTATTTTAATTTTTCGGGTTGCCTTTGCCATCGCCGAGACGGTAGACCGTGAATCCAGCCTCTTCGTATGCTTCGCGGCTGATGGCATTTTTCGTGTCGAAAATGGCTTTGTGGCGCATCGTTCCGCCCAGTGTTTTCGGATCGTAATCCTTGAACGCTTTATGGTCCGTCAGGATGACGATCAAGTCCGCACCTTCGACTGCTTCATCATAGGATTGTGTCTGGAACGCCGCTTTGTTTTCTTTGACGTGTGGGTCGAAAGAAGAAATGCGCAGGTTTTTCGCTTTCAGCCGTTCCAATACTTCCATCGACGGGCTCTCGCGGATGTCGTCGATATTGCCTTTGAAGGCCAGGCCGAAGACAGCGACTTTTGCATCTTTTACGTCTTTCAGGATGTCATCGATTTTGTCTGCGGTGTATTGCGGCATGCCGTCATTTGTGTTTCGCGACAAGTGGATGATCTGCGACAGGTCCTTTTCTTTTTCCACCAGGAACCACGGGTCGACTGCGATGCAATGGCCGCCGACTCCAGGGCCAGGCAGGTGGATATTGACGCGCGGGTGATGGTTGGCGAGGCGGATCGCTTCCCAAGCATCGACGCCGACATTGTCGGAGATTTTCGCGATTTCATTGGCAAACGCGATATTGACATCGCGGTATGTGTTTTCCATGACTTTGACCATTTCAGCAGTGGTCGCATCCGTCAAGATGAATTCGCCTTTCACGAATGATTCGTAATACACTTGCGTACGCTTCGAAGATTCCTCGTTGATGCCGCCGATGATGCGGTCATTTTTCACGAGTTCCTCAAATACTTTTCCTGGAATGACGCGTTCCGGGGAATGCGACACAAATAGTTCTGTCCCGATTTCCAGATTGCTCTTCACGAGGATCGGCATCATGACATCGAGCACAGTGCGCGGTGGGACGGTCGATTCCAGCACGACCAGATCCCCTTTCTTCAAGAAAGGAACGATCGATTCGGTCGCTGCGCGGATGTAATCCATATTGGCAGTTTTGTCTTCCGCAATCGGGGACGGTACCGCGATGATGAACATGTCCGCTTCAGCCGGTTTTGTCGACACTGAGAAGGTCCCTTTTTCCAATGCTTTATTCAAATAATCCTGAAGAAACGGTTCTTCGATGTGGATTTGCCCATCGGACAGCATGTCCACCGCTTTTTGATTGACGTCCACGCCGTGAACTTCATAACCATGGTTTGCGAACATGACCGCTGTCGGCAAGCCGATATATCCTAATCCAACTACACAGATTTTTTCCATTTCGTTAATTCTCCTCAATCGCCAGTAATTTTTATCTCCCACTCCAAAAGCAGGATGTTATTTCAATAATTTTTGCTAATATCAATAGTTCATTCTACCATAGCAAAGCCTTGGGCAGAAATCGTTTTGGTGTATTTTTCATTACGGTTTCGTTACAGGACGCAAGGCAGCTCGATGGGTTCCCAAAGAAAAACCTCTTCCGCAAATGCGGAAGAGGCCAGAAGTTATTCGTCGTGACGATGTGCTTCTTCTCCCCAGCATTCCGTGTTTTTCAGGCCAGGTAAATTTTTCGCATAGAAGACCGGGTTCTTGCCAGCTTTCCTCTGCCCTATATAATCGTCGAGGACGCGGAATGAGATCTTGCCGAGCAATGCGATAACGACCAAGTTGATGACCGCCATCATGCCCATGAACAAATCAGCCATGTTCCAGACCAGCTGGACTTGCGCAATCGAACCGAACATGACCATCGCCAGCACGCCGAACCGGTAAACCGTCAGCCACATGCTGTGGGCATTGATGAACTCGATGTTCGTTTCGCCGTAATAATAATTCCCGACGATGGAACTGAAAGCGAAGAACGTAATGGCGATTGCCAGGA
Proteins encoded:
- a CDS encoding cell wall-binding repeat-containing protein yields the protein MTKWFGTMIAATALSITAFASTSEASVFTNFDRISGVDRYETSIKVAREGWGYHSTKDVVLVIGDNYPDALAGAPLAKKLNAPILLVKKDSVPASIMSEIGRLGAKNATILGGEGVISNKVVNQLKEKGIQVERIAGSNRSETSALIAEKVGGTSAVVASGSGYADSLSIASHAAETGKPILLTSGNGMSKEVATAVKNYKSVTIVGGESAVSAEVYKKIDETAAVSRIAGKDRYATAAAVVAKLYPSTVTDSLVASGQQFADALTGSALGAKQKKPVLLVRQAKLPPSTKDIINNKKVNNLTVIGGETAVSKEALNPNPKPAPIPVVKPSVDVRDNIITEAKKHIGTPYRWGGTTTSGFDCSGYLMYVFNKNGISIPRTTALMAQSGKPVSYSNVKIGDIVLLDLVRSTPTRPTHAGIYVGDGKIIHAGTSTGVTITPLDTSWGHWDKKIVTIRSYTD
- a CDS encoding glycosyltransferase, giving the protein MKVLHVISGGETGGSKKHLLQLLTNSPVEAELLLLTEGAFAEDARKAGIPVTVVQQNSRLDRSAPRKILMVLKKGGFSIVHSHGARANFLIDSVYKKLGMPWFITVHSDPTLDFLHQPKPLAKVFTILNQRAMRRADHLFAVSEKFKDMLVKMGVEPKRITPVFNGINFHETLPDFDRRAIRESLSTQDDEFVFAIVARLHPVKGHDILLKAFAQIDRPCKLWVIGDGDLRQSLSEQATALGIAERVQFLGARKDVDQLLYAADVSLLTSHSESFPLVLLESADMATPVIATNVGGVPALVDPGKTGWIVEPGRADALQHVMEKAMDADTRERGSMLRSFAKENFSNENLQREIRKVYEAVLRLN
- a CDS encoding WecB/TagA/CpsF family glycosyltransferase, with product MKEEILGVTVNKETEQQLLDNIQNDIEMGRKSRIVAINPEKVMMASKDPALRTLLNESTYQIPDGVGIKIASRMRGGEIRERVTGIGMMDALLQLANKHGHRIFMYGAKKATVELAAQNIQAKYPNLIVAGTLDGYEKDREKITQAINAAQPQILFVALGSPKQELFIRENMEQLDVNIFQGVGGSFDVYSGNVKRAPKLFLNTGTEWLYRLASQPTRIKRQMALPQFLIKAVRDKGGNR
- a CDS encoding nucleotide sugar dehydrogenase; protein product: MEKICVVGLGYIGLPTAVMFANHGYEVHGVDVNQKAVDMLSDGQIHIEEPFLQDYLNKALEKGTFSVSTKPAEADMFIIAVPSPIAEDKTANMDYIRAATESIVPFLKKGDLVVLESTVPPRTVLDVMMPILVKSNLEIGTELFVSHSPERVIPGKVFEELVKNDRIIGGINEESSKRTQVYYESFVKGEFILTDATTAEMVKVMENTYRDVNIAFANEIAKISDNVGVDAWEAIRLANHHPRVNIHLPGPGVGGHCIAVDPWFLVEKEKDLSQIIHLSRNTNDGMPQYTADKIDDILKDVKDAKVAVFGLAFKGNIDDIRESPSMEVLERLKAKNLRISSFDPHVKENKAAFQTQSYDEAVEGADLIVILTDHKAFKDYDPKTLGGTMRHKAIFDTKNAISREAYEEAGFTVYRLGDGKGNPKN